One genomic window of Paramormyrops kingsleyae isolate MSU_618 chromosome 20, PKINGS_0.4, whole genome shotgun sequence includes the following:
- the LOC140581265 gene encoding uncharacterized protein isoform X1 has protein sequence MTFNINRDCKIHRQTRTEKSSHLCSECGKSFSRLGHLKIHQRIHTGERPYQCSQCGKSFSELGTLKIHQRIHTGERPYQCSQCGKSFRHLGHLKNHQRIHTGERPYQCSQCGKSFIQSGTLKIHQRIHTGERPYQCSQCGKRFSELRYLESHQWIHTGERPYQCSQCGKSFRHLGPLKVHQRIHTRERPYQCSQCGKSFSEIGTLKNHQRIHMGEGPYQCSQCGKSFSEIGTLKNHQRMHTGEGPYQCSQCGKSFSELGTLKNHQRMHTGERPYQCSQCGKSFRHLGHLKNHQRVHTGERPYQCSQCGKSFSELGNLKKHQLIHTGERAYQCSQCGKSFIQSGTLKIHQRIHTGERPYQCSQCGKSFSELGTLKKHQRIHTGERPYQCSQCGKSFSQLGTLKVHQQIHTGERPYQCSQCGKSFSELGNLKKHQLIHTGERPYQCSQCGKSFSKSGTLKNHQRIHTGERPYQCSQ, from the coding sequence ATGACTTTTAATATAAACAGAGACTGTAAAATACACAGGCAGACTCGTACAGAGAAGTCGTCCCATCTGTGTTctgagtgtgggaagagcttcagtcgatTAGGACACCTAAAGatccaccagcggattcacacaggagagaggccctaccagtgctcccagtgtgggaagagctttagtgagttaggaaccctaaagatccaccagcggattcacacaggagagaggccctaccagtgctcccagtgtgggaagagcttcagacatttaggacacctaaagaatcaccagcggattcacacaggagagaggccctaccagtgctcccagtgtgggaagagctttattcagtcaggaaccctaaagatccaccagcggattcacacaggagagaggccctaccagtgctcccagtgtgggaagagatTTAGTGAGTTAAGATACCTAGAGAGTCACCagtggattcacacaggagagaggccctaccagtgctctcagtgtgggaagagcttcagacaTTTAGGACCCCTAAAGgtccaccagcggattcacacaagAGAGAGGCcttaccagtgctcccagtgtgggaagagctttagtgagataggaaccctaaagaatcaccagcggattcacatgGGAGAggggccctaccagtgctcccagtgtgggaagagctttagtgagatAGGAACCCTAAAGAATCACCAGCGGATGCACACAGGAGAggggccctaccagtgctcccagtgtggcaagagctttagtgagctaggaaccctaaagaatcaccagcggatgcacacaggagagaggccctaccagtgctcccagtgtgggaagagcttcagacatttaggacacctaaagaatcaccagcgggttcacacaggagagaggccctaccagtgctcccagtgtgggaagagctttagtgagttaggaaacctaaagaaacaccagctgattcacacaggagagagggcCTACCAGTGCtctcagtgtgggaagagctttattcAATCAGGAACCCTAAAGatccaccagcggattcacacaggagagaggccctaccagtgctcccagtgtgggaagagctttagtgagttaggaaccctaaagaaacaccagcggattcacacaggagagaggccctaccagtgctcccagtgtgggaagagcttcagtcaattaggaaccctaaaggtccaccagcagattcacacaggagagaggccctaccagtgctcccagtgtgggaagagctttagtgagttaggaaacctaaagaaacaccagctgattcacacaggagagaggccctaccagtgctctcagtgtgggaagagctttagtaagtcaggaaccctaaagaatcaccagcggattcacacaggagagaggccctaccagtgctcccagtga